Proteins encoded together in one Nyctibius grandis isolate bNycGra1 chromosome 1, bNycGra1.pri, whole genome shotgun sequence window:
- the INSM1 gene encoding LOW QUALITY PROTEIN: insulinoma-associated protein 1 (The sequence of the model RefSeq protein was modified relative to this genomic sequence to represent the inferred CDS: deleted 2 bases in 1 codon) has product MAPARLKAAAAAARRAEPGACAARGRRRRGGGAKMPRGFLVKRSRRPPPASYRARCCREAAAGPPLPAGAAPPPACPAALPPPPRDSPPPPVPFGTPDAAVQALYSPTRPVSRDKYLERGFSLGSPVSAESFPAPAVPGATDPLLLAPAELKLWAAGGHAEPPAGPGGAPAPAAPPAAGRPPPAKRPPGAAEPGRQKAPSGKKAKAIRKLTFEDEVTTSPVLGLRIKEGPVEAPAKARGGCARPLGEFICQLCKEEYGDPFALAQHRCSRIVRVEYRCPECDKVFSCPANLASHRRWHKPRPPAAKGGPEAGRAPAEEPPKEPGSGSERDTPSPGGASEAGSEEGLFECPRCAKRFRRQAYLRKHLLGHPAPEPAAEEPPAPPPAECRLCPVCGETFPSKSSQERHLRLLHAAQVFPCKYCPATFYSSPGLTRHINKCHPSENRQVILLQVPLRPAC; this is encoded by the exons ATGGCCCCGGCCCGCTTaaaggcggcggcggcggcggcgcggcgggcagAGCCGGGAGCGTGCGCTGct cgcggccgccgccggcgcGGAGGCGGCGCGAAGATGCCGCGGGGCTTCCTGGTGAAGCGCAgccggcggccgccccccgcctccTACCGGGCGCGCTGCTGCCGCGaggccgccgccggcccgccgctccccgccggcgccgccccgccgcccgcctgccccgccgccctgccgccgccgccgcgggactcgccgccgccgccggtgcCCTTCGGGACGCCCGATGCCGCCGTGCAGGCGCTGTACAGCCCCACGCGGCCCGTCAGCAGGGACAAGTACCTGGAGCGCGGCTTCAGCCTGGGCTCGCCCGTCTCGGCCGAGTCCTTCCCCGCCCCGGCCGTGCCCGGCGCCACGGACCCGCTCCTCCTCGCCCCGGCCGAGCTCAAGCTCTGGGCCGCCGGCGGCCACGCCGAgccgcccgccggccccggcggagcccccgccccggccgcgccgcccgccgcgggccgcccgccgcccgccaaGCGCCCGCCGGGCGCCGCGGAGCCCGGTCGGCAGAAGGCCCCGTCGGGCAAGAAGGCGAAGGCGATCCGCAAGCTGACCTTCGAGGACGAGGTGACCACGTCGCCCGTGCTGGGGCTGCGCATCAAGGAGGGCCCGGTGGAGGCGCCGGCCAAGGCGCGGGGCGGCTGCGCCCGCCCGCTGGGCGAGTtcatctgccagctctgcaagGAGGAGTACGGGGACCCCTTCGCGCTGGCGCAGCACCGCTGCTCCCGCATCGTCCGCGTGGAGTACCGCTGCCCCGAGTGCGACAAGGTCTTCTCCTGCCCCGCCAACCTCGCCTCCCACCGCCGCTGGCACAagccgcgcccgcccgccgccaaGGGCGGCCCCGAGGCGGGCAGGGCGCCGGCGGAGGAGCCGCCCAAGGAGCCGGGCAGCGGCAGCGAGCGGGACACGCCGAGCCCCGGCGGCGCCTCGGAGGCGGGCTCCGAGGAGGGGCTCTTCGAGTGCCCGCGCTGCGCCAAGCGGTTCCGCCGGCAGGCCTACCTGCGCAAGCACCTGCTGGGCCACCCGGCCCCGGAGCCCGCCGCCGAGGagccgcccgcgccgccgcccgccgagTGCCGCCTCTGCCCCGTCTGCGGGGAGACCTTCCCCAGCAAGAGCAGCCAGGAGCGGCACCTCCGCCTGCTGCACGCCGCCCAGGTCTTCCCCTGCAAGTACTGCCCGGCCACCTTCTACAGCTCGCCCGGCCTCACCCGGCACATCAACAAGTGCCACCCGTCCGAGAACAGGCAGGTCATCCTGCTCCAGGTGCCGCTGCGCCCCGCCTGCTAG